Genomic segment of Lycium ferocissimum isolate CSIRO_LF1 unplaced genomic scaffold, AGI_CSIRO_Lferr_CH_V1 ctg1166___fragment_1, whole genome shotgun sequence:
TATCGTTGactaaaattattaattttccaGCAAAAACTCAAAAAGATGTGTCCAACCTCTAGATCCGTACATGAGTTGAATACTCGAACCCCTATCAAAACAACGTAATGTATACATTATTCGAGATCAAAATAATGGGCGCAATTGGAAGTGCACATAACCTATGTTGTTCAGTCTTTTAAAAGTTGATGCCGCACATATGTCGAATACTCCAAGAAATATACTACTTTTGAAGAAATCGACATGCACACGATGGTATTTTTTAAGAGTTCAAACAACATAACACATGGCTTGTGCTAGATTTGTCTTATGACAATGAACCAAAAGGATAAGATCAGGGGCAGAGCTAGAAGCCGACTTACAGATTCTCAACAAACCCAATAGATTTAGTTCAAATTTTGTATTTGCATTAAgaaattactaaatatataCGAAAATCAGTTAAATTCAGAATCCAGTTACTAAAACTTGACATCGCtattccaaaatctacaactcATTAAGTTTAAATCCTAGCTCCACGCCTCCACCTATGATTAAGATATTATGGCTGAAATCTTAgtgaattcttgatttttgcAGAAGTCTgatatgaagaaaaaggtaatTGAGAAGCCAAGGCTAGTGTTAAAATTCATATGGATGGAGAAGAATATTGGACTTGGTCTTGATCAAGTGTTACCAGGACATGGCAGTGTACCATTGAGTCCTTACTTTTTTTGGCCAAGGAAAGATGCATGGGAAGAGCTGAAAACAACATTAGAGAACAAGCCATGGATATCACAAAAGCAAATGATTATTTTGCTTAATCAAGCAACTGATATCATCAACTTGTGGCAGCAGAGTGGTGGCAATTTGTCTTAACTGTTTTGGTATTTATTTGTAGGACTATGATTTcaagtttgttttgttttgtttgggaTGTGTCCTCTTCTTTTAAGTGTACAATAGTGAAGGAGAACAATTGGAAAAAAGAGTTGTCGTTTTTATGtcaaaatttcctttttaaGTTGAGAGCAAAACTTGTGAATGGATTGACTAGCACATGCAACATTTGTCACTCCAATCAAATTTGTGAATAATTTAACAAGGTAGAATGAAAATAGCACCAAGTCTTGTCAATCAGGTAGAACTTATGAACAATTGGAGAACACATGCAAAAGTTATTAATCTGGCAAGATTTTCCGACAATTTATGAAGATAGGTAGAATGAAGTTCATCGTACCTTAGTTATGTCTCACCGACATAACTTGTGAATTAGGCAAGATTTGCCAAATCCAGTAAgacttataaaaaatttaacaagATCCGTAAGTTCTGTATTCTTCGCACtacataactttaacttttgaATAATGCAAGATTTATCATTCCAGCAAGACTTGTGGATAAATTAACAAGATATGTAATATAAAGATTATACTCACCCGACTAAACTCGTGaaagcatattttttttttctttgaagtgTGTAGCGCTGAGGTTAGTTTTGCACAAATTTCTTAAACGGCCACACAATTTAAACAGTGGCTGAGCTAGTTACATTTGGACTTATCCTGAACTAAAAGCCCATAATGCCTCGCTTACTAGTTCAAGTAATTGCACGATATGTCCTtcatatggactggtctttaatttttggccctatCGGGGCATGAGTTCTTTAATAGTGCGGGCATAACTTTTGAATATTATGATGCGTAACCTATGGCCCACTAGGCATGActtcgattttgaaggacaaaattaaagaccaggccatttgaaggacaaaaagcacaaaatagggacaaaagtgcaaataaCCCTTTCTAGATTCTGTTTgggcttttttcatttttgaccCGTCCGTCAAACTTAATTACCTTCGCTAATAAaagtatataaagcatatacactaattatgtatatttatatttaacatatataacctatgaatttattggctattttataaattaaatcatCGAAAGGTATTGaacgggcaatttgcaggattgtccttcgctggtggtggtctttaacttttatcAGCTCatgctttaattttttgtaatccaaaattctcgctcgcgattttttttttttttttttttttccatcgaATGGTGGTCGAACCACAACTTTTGTTTAGGCGGTAAGTGGTAAACTTAGGTgctgtttggccataaaaattattcacttttttccggattttttttttacttttttcactttggccataaatattccgaatacaactCCGGAAcaccaaaaatttatttttcaaattttttcacttttttacaactacatttcaccaaaaactacaatttcaaaagcTACGGCTAAACACAACTCCagctccaacttcaaaaatttcaaaaaaagtgaatttgtttttggtatttatggccaaacggcaccttaaAGACCTctaatttgaagggaaaaaattaaagaccaccccaaatgaaggacaatccgcacaaaaaaaagaaacttgTGAGGCAAGAATCCTATTTTCGTAATTACACGTTACACTATGGGTAATTCCCACAACCTTCAAAACGACACCGTATTAAACACCCTTTTATCACTCTATATATAGTGTTGCCTGTAAATTCGAAAATAGAGAAACATTTACCAAAACCTTTTTCCCGCGCTCTGTGAATTTCCCTTTAATCAATGGCTCCAAAAGTAGATAACACTGAAGGTACAAATCATAAATGTTTCTATCATAATCgaattgtgtatatatatatatatatattcgtatttgaaatctcaatttaTAGATAACTAAATTTAtcgtttttattttgaaatatttacaGGAATCGTGCTCAATTTCGTCAACGAGGTAACTTACAGTTAATCATTTTCCTCCtcaatcgtttttttttttttattttatatgcgATATAATCATCTGCGACAATTATATAAACAAGTTTAATATGAATTTAGAtgttaaatttgttttttaaagtgATATTGGCGATATATCTATTCAATTTGAATGTTGCTTTGAGCTTAAAACTAAGCAGAGTTTGGGAGTAATAAGTGTCAAGCAAATTGTAATGCTGTTaaatggagttttttttttttttttttttgccaaaattgtcccttatctatgggagtacATTTATTTTGGTCTTACAAGTATAACCTTGAGGATCTTTAGTCCCTTAAGTTTGTTAAAGTGGAGCATCTTTGGTCCAACTAACAGAATGAACTTAAAAACTAACGCTGACTACCAAAAAACACGGCAAAAATCTAGCTCAGTCggttatattttaaaaagaaactgGGATCAAACCGACCGAGTAAGTCTGCTTTTGGTTGGTTTGAAAGTCGGTCGATCTTTTGCCGTGTTTTTTGGTAGTCACAGTTAGTTTTTAAGTCGATTCTGTTAGTTGGACCGAAGGTGCTCAACTTTAACAAACTTAAGGGACTAAAGATGCTCAAGGTTATACTTGTAGGACCGAAATAGACTTACTCCAATAGATAAGGGACAATTTTGGTTAAAAACTCGCTGTTAATGCTTGGATAAATAAGTGATCAGTACTTTACATTTTAttgcttttttgttttgttttgaagATTCAGGTGTACACATTGAGAGCTCTTGTTAATCAAACTGATTATCTTCTCTATAACTAATGTATGCTATACTCTATTTGCTTCATCTTTAAAagtttatttcaaaattttggcgGAAGCAAGTGTCGGATATAGATGAATTACACCCTTAGTTGGAGCTTTGAGCGTTGTTGCTACTGTTTGCGCACTTATGTTTCCTTTTATACCTCAAAGAGTTCTTGACAGAGGGTATTGTGCTCTTTTTTTCGTTTGTTTTTCAGGATAGCTGTCAGTTTTGTTATCAGATTTTCCTAAATCGTGTTATTGGATAGAAATGTTTCTGCAAATTTCTTGTGTTTTGAGTTATACAGACTGTGATCTTATCTTTTGGATAAAGGAGTGATCAGTACTATTCGTTACATTTTAAAgcctttttcttttgctttgaAAATTATGGTGTGTACGCATCGAGAGCTGTTGTAAATTGAACTATTAGCTTCAACATGACTAATGTATGCTACACTGTATTTGCTTCTTCTTTAAGAATTTCTTTCAAGATTTAGAGGAAGTTAATGTATAAGATATAACTAAGTTACACCTTCAATGGAGCTTAAAGTGTTGTTGCTACTGTATGTGCACAGTAtacttcctctttttttttttttccccccgaAAAATAGTGTCTTGACAGAGGGCACAGCTCATCAATATTCAGCGAGGATATTGCgttcctttttgtttgtttttcagGATAGCTGTCAGTTTGCTATCAATTTTTCCTAAATCTTGTTATTGCATAGAAATGTCTACAAACTCTTGTATTTTGAGTTATACAGTATCTGATTTTCCGTTTTCCTGCATGATTTGAATGTAGCAAAATAGACCATTGAATGTCCAAAATGCAGCTGATGCGCTACAAAAGTTTAACCTTAAAAAAGCTGCAGTACAAAAAGCCCTGGATAATCTATGTGAAAGTGGAAAGATATCATTTAAAGAGTATGGGAAGCAGAAAATCTATATGGCTAGGCAAGATCAGTTTGACATCCCAGACAGCGAAGAGCTTAATAGAATGAAGGAACAAAATGCCAATCTACAAGAAAAGTTGGGTGAACAGAAGAAAGCCATCAGTGAGGTTGAAGCAGGTATTCTTAATCCATACGCTTTTGCTTTTGTCTGTGAGTTATTAATACAAATTTGTAGTGAATTTGATAATCTTAAACTATAATGGCTTGTTGCAGAAATGAAGTTTTTGCAGTCAAATTTGACTCTGGAAGAGATACATGCTAAAGATGCCAAACTGAGAAAAGAGGTAGGAGATGAAAAGAATCTGTGGAACTCTCTAGCATATGAATCTGGTCTTCAGCATAATTTGAAAAGTATCCTAACTTCTTTTTCGTTTTAAGGTTGACGAGATGGAAAAGAAGCTAATTAAATTGCGGGAAGGTGTTGCTCTTGTAAGTCCAGAAGAAAGAAAAGCCATTGAGGGGTTGTATTCGGAAGCTCTAAATCAGTGGAGAAGGCGAAAAAGGATGTTTAGAGATGTATGGGATGCCATAACTGAGAACTCACCCAAAAATCCAAAAGAGTTTAAGGTATTAACGGGTCTATCTTCATACTTTTCCTTGTTCTTTTTAAAGTTCACTCCTAATTTTCATGTGTATTTCAGGAGGAACTTGGAGTTGAATATGATGAGGATGTTGGTGCGAATTTTCAGTCTTTTGCTGACCTGATGCCACATGGCAAGAAGCGTCGCTAGAGGCTAGTGATTATATTTACGTGTTGCATTTTACTGCAGGAATGTACTTGATCAGTTGTTCTATGAGTATATTTTTGTAGCACGTTGAACTTATGTAATCTTGATATCTTATAGTTTTAGTCTACCTTCAAAGACATATTTCTGCTCTACTCTCGTTACGACCTTCCATATACGTTATTATAACCCTAACTGCAAGTGGTCTTAGGTTCAAAACACTAGCTGAAATGGGTTCAGTTTGAAAGTAGAGGAAAGACTAAATAAGCTGTTAAATTGTAATATGTACTGCAATTCTAGGGGGCTTTACATCTTCAAGATTGCCATTGAGCTGCCACTCTACTAGGGTGTAAGCATATCCCTGTAACCTTAAATAAAGAAATTCACATTTCTTTGTCATTCTAACTAGTCGTcgttctcatttttttcatattttagtgTGTTAATATGACAGCTCATCTATTCTTTACATTCCTTTTGTCCTCTCgtggtcttgaatttttctgAGCTTTGTGATGTTGAGCTCACATCTTTGCTGAAAGCTGGATGGTATGATAGACTGAAATTTGCACAAGTTATACACTTTTTTAATAGGAATAGTAGCTCATAGCATTAAAGTTTCGAACCTCAAGAATCAAAAGAAGCTTAATGTCTGCCTGTAGCTTCGATTATAAAACATCACATTCTTTGTCTCGAGCTTATAATTACATAAGCAAAATATGAAGCTATGATATATTGACAAAGCACACAGTATATGTTCCAAAACTTGTAAAGTCTTCCAAAATAAAGAAACTATGAAGCTACAATATATTGACAAAGCACACGACATATGCTCCAACTCAAAAAATTTCAGCAAAACTTCTATCTGTCCTTGGTCACCAGTGATAATTCTTTCTTGTTCTCACTGATATTGGCTTCTTATATATGTCAACGTTTTCTGCACCTTGCTTTGTGAATCCTTCAATCTCCTTTTCATTTCGTGCTTTGTGCACTGGAGAAAGTTGTTTTCCAGTCAAGTACATATAGTTTCTGCTGTCCccttccatagtatcatccttGCTGTTTGATTTCTCAGAACCAAAAACTTCATTCTTAGGATGTTTTAACGATGGAATTCTGCTTTCCTCTCCAACTTCTTCATCGATTTCatcaaaaattataccatgccCAGGACCTATCTCATCAACAAGTATGTCATCTCCTGAATCAGAACTTGAAGCAGAGACTGATCTCTTGAACTGTTCTTTAAACTTCCTCTGTTTGAGTTCTTCCACCTCGTCTCCATCGGAATGAAAACCATAGTTCTGACTAGGCTGGATTTTCTCAACTCCATCCCCAACATTTACTCTCTTATTATTCTCCTCTCCTGCATGAAACTCGGACTTCAAATCGTCACGAGAGTCTGATAAATTCCTTGGCTTCTGACTTGGACTTTTCGGGTCATCCTTATCACGCGATTCAGACCGAGAGAGTTCCACAGCTGCTCTTGCAGCTGCTGCTGCATAAGCAGCAGATTCAAAAGCTGCTTGAGCTGCATCTGCTACATCTTTATATTTTCCCCTAGCTTCATGGTCTACATCTTGAGGTAAACCTGGTATGGTACCTTCATATCTGTATTCCACTGATTTACTTGATAGCCCTCTCTCAGGCTGGTCCTTCCTTTTCACAGTGACTTTCTTCTCCTGTTTTTAAcaataaaagtttttttaaaattttatttttagaacaGATCTAATTCAAGAGGGAATCTGAGAATATTCAGGACATGAATGATCTCCAACATACCTCTACATTTTCCAAAATTGTTTCCTCAATTTGCAAAACGATGTTGTTCTCTGCAGCAATTTCCTTAAGTACTTTGGTTCTTTGTTCCAAGCTAGGCATCCTTGTTGATAGCTTTTGAATCATCtacattccaaaaaaaaaagtaatgagTACATCATCATGCCATTTTGTTAGTAGACCAAGACAGTACTGGAACAAAAGTGTATTAATATTACCTTAGGATCTACTCCACAATTGTTTCTTAACTCAACAGCACGAGCCGTGAATTCTTTCCCAAATCTTGACGTGAAAATAGCACGAAGCTCTTGAAGTTCTGGGAACTCACCACACCGTGTAGCTGCATAAATCAAGCTCGATATCGCCTCCTTCAATTCCTCAGGACAAATTCTACagaaagatcatgaaaaagCTCAGTAACTGAACGCACAAATTAATAGATACACGATTGAAAAAACAATTTTAGAAACACCAACTTTTCTTGTTGAAGAAGGTTGACCCTTTCCATCACCAGACTACTATAGCCTTCTATCATGTCAAACACATCCAACATGTTCTGTTCCTTGATCACTTGCTCAACCTACAAACATCAAGAATTATGGAGTATAAAACATAGCCATTTAGAAAAACTAACCAAAGTGCCAAAGGAAAGATTCATCCAAAGCCAGATTTAACGTTTCGTGAGTTCAACTGAATTTATTACTTTTGGCTCGAACCATGAAGTATTCGACTATAGAacacttaaaatatatatacatggtaaCACTCATTATTAACCCACATCCTTTAAATTCTGAATTCGTCTCTAGTTCAGTTCaataaaatgatcaaaatgatatatatagtAAGTGAAATACCCTCAAAAGAGCTCTTTCATGATGACCAAGGGTTAAGAGTTGAACCACATCGGACCGAGCGATCGAGCGCCGTGCCTGGCGCTGGTTCTTGAGTACAGCAACCCTGGAAATGGCTAGATTTGCTGTGGCCTTAAATTTACTAGTCTTGAAGTTTCTTCCTAGTAAGGCATCAAGTTTTTTCCCCATGGCTACTTCCCTTTCACTTGTTTACTCACTCTCTCAATGAGAAGCaagtaaaagaaagagaatTAAACTCTTATAAATTTGAACACAATAAGAGCTTTTTTTTAATGGCCGGTGGTTGTTTTAGTAGAGACTAGAAGATAGGAACAAACGATCCTAGGCTTATTTGCACCTTTTGATTATGACGAAATATGAATTATAAAATGTGTGTGGAAGGTTAGTAAGATTTTTGTCAAGCATATATTATGGGGCAAATGtgttttttggaaattttgtataacaTAAGGTAGCGTGTGCTAGTTTTCTTATGAAGGAAGTCTGTTATTGAAGAtggaaaaattataatttgaaacGCGGTTAAGGGGTGTACATCCTAGAAAGTGAGAGAATTTGCGGCTTTGAAACGGTCCAATTatgtcatttttctcattttcatttcatgtCCACTAGCACAACATAAGGcagaacaaaaaacaaaaaaagctattataaatttgataaaaaaataacaaaaattgaaaagaggaaaaagaattttgCGTCACACCATCTTTTGAGAGTGGATAATTACAGGAGACAATGAGCAAAgataaggaaaaaaagaaatttaattgTGTGAGGTGTGTGACACTATTTTGCCATTTTTTAACAGCCTGAGTTAGTTGGAGATcatcaaataaagaaaaagaaatttcttTCGTTTGGCACGAAAGCTTACTGCAAATAGCAAATAATAGACGCTCCACTCGTTGTATGAGAAACATACACACAAAAAGAGACAAAAACAGATAAGAGGGGAATGCCACTACTTTTAGATTACTCTATACTAGTATTTGATTATAAGAACTagatgtattttatttttaagtgaTCTAATTGGGTACATAATTTACACAGCTCGTGGATGGAACTTAATTATTGTATATCATTAGAGAGTGATCAGGATTTTACGAGAGTAATAAGATCATATTTGACTCCATAAAAGACTTATGTAAGATTAATATGCATACACataaaactctttaaaaaattCTGAAAATAATGACACTTCTTATGAAAACGATGAATTATCAAAATGGAGAGAAGGCAAGTTAGAAAGttatttgaaaatgaaatcCTATTTATAACAAAGCTCCCAAGTTCCATCATAATTACCAcaaaagctagaaaaatagCCCTTTAGAGGTTGTGTTAGGTGAGCTGCTTATTCAAATCTTGTTGACAACTGCTGATTAGCTAGTAATCACTTGGTTTCTAGaacctttaaaaattaaaactaccTTGGACATCATTAGGAAAATTATTAATTGGACCTAAGTTAACAAATAAtctaaaattatgaaataattcctaaaataaaaaatacaaataggGAAAAGAAATGTAACATTTGTTTATTCATACTTCtcatgttggaaaaaaaaacttatcaaCACCAAGTGTTTACATCAAATcacattaattaatcataattaagtaACAAAATAAAGTAAGAGTACATAGTTAATCATGGTTAACAGGTTAAGTGATAGAAGTGTATATAAAGAACATTATCTATTCAGGAGAAACTGTCAGTTGATATAGATATTTTTTCAAAAGGAACTAACAAATTAATTCCCATCCGTTAGATATTGAAAACGTTTTTTCTTAATCTCTTTTGGAGGAAGAACTTTGTTTTATACTCATCCTTTACATCCCTACCCACTTTTAACTTGTTAACAAGAAACAAAGAATGTCGGAGGACAAAAATTTCAAGTAACATTAACAGTTCTTGGCATTGCAAGTTTGTTTTTCATGTATTACAAGCAATGAAGAAGTCTCTTGTTTAGTCCAAAGTGAAGGGCCCCAAAAGTGAAATTAAGTACCATTAAGGGGAGATACAATTAGGGGTTGTAaaagtatatataatataatatgctATAAACATAATTTTTTCCTCCTGAATTTTCAGCCTACTTGTAATGGACAGAGACTACTTTCAAATGTAATTAATTCCATATAATGCTAGCTATTAAAGTTGTCACATTCATTACTGTTGGAAAGGGaaataaataatacataaatgtgGCTTGACAAAGAAATATTGTAACCATACTACGAAGATCAGAGCCAAATAACATAAACATAGGATTCTTTAGAACGCCAACAATTATTATATGCCTgcttgaaaaaagaaaaggaaggtcCTAACTACCTTCACGTATAAACCCGttgttatcaaaaaaaaaattgttgcgaTTAGTTGAAtccatttatttttaattagagGTTTCGAATTTGACTTCTATAAACGAAAAAATCAGATAGGAAGTGCTTTTCTTTTTAACAAACCTTACGCAATGCAATTTCGAATTAATCAACACCCCTAATAAGTACTGGACATTgagtgaggaaaaaaaaaaagctatcaACAATTTTCATAATAAGTAAAAGCAAGGAATACGTACTAGCTTACTATCATAATATTGTGACCCTACGTGCACTAGTGTGTATGT
This window contains:
- the LOC132041775 gene encoding uncharacterized protein LOC132041775 yields the protein MGKKLDALLGRNFKTSKFKATANLAISRVAVLKNQRQARRSIARSDVVQLLTLGHHERALLRVEQVIKEQNMLDVFDMIEGYSSLVMERVNLLQQEKICPEELKEAISSLIYAATRCGEFPELQELRAIFTSRFGKEFTARAVELRNNCGVDPKMIQKLSTRMPSLEQRTKVLKEIAAENNIVLQIEETILENVEEKKVTVKRKDQPERGLSSKSVEYRYEGTIPGLPQDVDHEARGKYKDVADAAQAAFESAAYAAAAARAAVELSRSESRDKDDPKSPSQKPRNLSDSRDDLKSEFHAGEENNKRVNVGDGVEKIQPSQNYGFHSDGDEVEELKQRKFKEQFKRSVSASSSDSGDDILVDEIGPGHGIIFDEIDEEVGEESRIPSLKHPKNEVFGSEKSNSKDDTMEGDSRNYMYLTGKQLSPVHKARNEKEIEGFTKQGAENVDIYKKPISVRTRKNYHW
- the LOC132041770 gene encoding small ribosomal subunit protein cS23-like; this translates as MKKKVIEKPRLVLKFIWMEKNIGLGLDQVLPGHGSVPLSPYFFWPRKDAWEELKTTLENKPWISQKQMIILLNQATDIINLWQQSGGNLS
- the LOC132041776 gene encoding homologous-pairing protein 2 homolog; the protein is MAPKVDNTEGIVLNFVNEQNRPLNVQNAADALQKFNLKKAAVQKALDNLCESGKISFKEYGKQKIYMARQDQFDIPDSEELNRMKEQNANLQEKLGEQKKAISEVEAEMKFLQSNLTLEEIHAKDAKLRKEVDEMEKKLIKLREGVALVSPEERKAIEGLYSEALNQWRRRKRMFRDVWDAITENSPKNPKEFKEELGVEYDEDVGANFQSFADLMPHGKKRR